One stretch of Passer domesticus isolate bPasDom1 chromosome 2, bPasDom1.hap1, whole genome shotgun sequence DNA includes these proteins:
- the ATP4B gene encoding potassium-transporting ATPase subunit beta isoform X2 has product MATLNEKKTCSERMADFRRFVWNPETKLFMGRSLINWVWISLYYLAFYVVMSGLFALSIYCLMRTINPYEPDYQDQLKSPGVTLRPDVYGDRGLKIYYNVSDNKTWEGLVTTLHTFLTAYTPAAQHLNINCTNNTYFIQDTFDGPNKTKLSCKFTSDMLQNCSGITDPTFGYPEGKPCFIIKMNRIIKFYPGNGTAPRVNCTYVGEESRPLDVDYYPVNGTFNLHYFPYYGKKAQPSYSNPLVAVKFLNITRNVEFKIVCKIIGAGITFNVHDPYEGKVEFKLKIED; this is encoded by the exons ATGGCAACTTTAAATGAGAAGAAGACCTGCAGCGAACGTATGGCAGATTTCCGTCGTTTTGTCTGGAATCCAGAAACAAAGCTCTTCATGGGAAGGTCCTTAATTAACTGGG tGTGGATCAGCCTCTACTACCTGGCTTTCTACGTGGTGATGTCGGGGCTGTTCGCGCTCTCCATTTATTGTTTAATGAGGACCATTAATCCCTACGAGCCGGATTACCAAGACCAGCTGAAATCCCCAG GTGTAACCTTACGGCCGGATGTTTATGGGGATAGAGGACTAAAAATTTATTACAACGTATCGGACAACAAAACCTGGGAAGGCTTAGTGACAACTCTTCACACTTTTCTGACAG CATATACACCAGCTGCTCAACATCTGAACATCAACTGCACCAATAATACCTACTTCATCCAGGACACCTTTGATGgcccaaataaaacaaaactatCCTGCAAATTCACCTCAGACATGCTTCAAAACTGCTCCGGCATCACAGATCCAACTTTTGGATATCCAGAAGGAAAACCCtgttttattataaaaatgaaCAGG atcATCAAGTTTTACCCTGGCAATGGCACTGCACCGAGGGTGAACTGCACATATGTG GGTGAGGAGTCTCGCCCGCTGGACGTGGACTACTACCCTGTGAATGGCACCTTCAACCTGCACTACTTCCCCTACTACGGGAAAAAAGCCCAG CCCAGCTACAGCAATCCCTTGGTAGCTGTGAAATTTCTCAACATTACGAGGAATGTAGAGTTTAAAATAGTGTGCAAAATCATTGGAGCTGGAATTACCTTCAATGTTCATGATCCGTATGAAGGCAAAGTGGAATTTAAACTGAAAATAGAAGACTGA
- the ATP4B gene encoding potassium-transporting ATPase subunit beta isoform X1 → MATLNEKKTCSERMADFRRFVWNPETKLFMGRSLINWVWISLYYLAFYVVMSGLFALSIYCLMRTINPYEPDYQDQLKSPGVTLRPDVYGDRGLKIYYNVSDNKTWEGLVTTLHTFLTAYTPAAQHLNINCTNNTYFIQDTFDGPNKTKLSCKFTSDMLQNCSGITDPTFGYPEGKPCFIIKMNRIIKFYPGNGTAPRVNCTYVVRGEESRPLDVDYYPVNGTFNLHYFPYYGKKAQPSYSNPLVAVKFLNITRNVEFKIVCKIIGAGITFNVHDPYEGKVEFKLKIED, encoded by the exons ATGGCAACTTTAAATGAGAAGAAGACCTGCAGCGAACGTATGGCAGATTTCCGTCGTTTTGTCTGGAATCCAGAAACAAAGCTCTTCATGGGAAGGTCCTTAATTAACTGGG tGTGGATCAGCCTCTACTACCTGGCTTTCTACGTGGTGATGTCGGGGCTGTTCGCGCTCTCCATTTATTGTTTAATGAGGACCATTAATCCCTACGAGCCGGATTACCAAGACCAGCTGAAATCCCCAG GTGTAACCTTACGGCCGGATGTTTATGGGGATAGAGGACTAAAAATTTATTACAACGTATCGGACAACAAAACCTGGGAAGGCTTAGTGACAACTCTTCACACTTTTCTGACAG CATATACACCAGCTGCTCAACATCTGAACATCAACTGCACCAATAATACCTACTTCATCCAGGACACCTTTGATGgcccaaataaaacaaaactatCCTGCAAATTCACCTCAGACATGCTTCAAAACTGCTCCGGCATCACAGATCCAACTTTTGGATATCCAGAAGGAAAACCCtgttttattataaaaatgaaCAGG atcATCAAGTTTTACCCTGGCAATGGCACTGCACCGAGGGTGAACTGCACATATGTGGTAAGG GGTGAGGAGTCTCGCCCGCTGGACGTGGACTACTACCCTGTGAATGGCACCTTCAACCTGCACTACTTCCCCTACTACGGGAAAAAAGCCCAG CCCAGCTACAGCAATCCCTTGGTAGCTGTGAAATTTCTCAACATTACGAGGAATGTAGAGTTTAAAATAGTGTGCAAAATCATTGGAGCTGGAATTACCTTCAATGTTCATGATCCGTATGAAGGCAAAGTGGAATTTAAACTGAAAATAGAAGACTGA